The following coding sequences are from one Chroogloeocystis siderophila 5.2 s.c.1 window:
- a CDS encoding polyribonucleotide nucleotidyltransferase, protein MVEIDRSISFDGRDIRLTVGLLAPQAGGSVLMQSGDTAVLVTATRSAAREGIDFLPLTVDYEERLYSVGRIPGGFLRREGRPPEKAILTSRLIDRPLRPLFPQWLRDDLQIVATTLSMDELVPPDVLAVTGASLAVLLAKIPFDGPMAAVRVGLVGDDFIINPTYAEIEAGDLDLVVAGSPAGVIMVEAGANQLPEQDIIEAIDFGYEAVQDLIQAQRNLIAELGIETVYEEPPAEVEPTLVEFIRDRAQAPVKQILSQFDLDKNNRDAALDAVKEEIVAAIAELPEEDPIQVAATTNSKAVGNIFKDLTKKLMRRQIVEDGVRVDGRKLDEVRPVSCRVDVLPKRVHGSGLFNRGLTQVLSACTLGTPGDAQNLSDDLQQDLEKRYIHHYNFPPFSVGETKPLRAPGRREIGHGALAERALIPVLPPKNEFPYVIRVVSEVLSSNGSTSMGSVCGSTLALMDAGVPIIKPVSGAAMGLIKEGDEVRVLTDIQGIEDFLGDMDFKVAGTDSGITALQMDMKIPGLPLEIIEQAIKQALPARLHILEKMLQAIDTPRTEMSPFAPRLLTIKIDPEMIGMLIGPGGKTIKGITEETGAKIDIEDDGTVTISAIDESKAKRARNIVQGMTRKLNEGDVYAGKVTRIIPIGAFVEFLPGKEGMIHISQLADYRVGRVEDEVAVGDEVIVKVRELDSKGRINLTRLGIHPDQAAAAREAATTNQ, encoded by the coding sequence ATGGTAGAGATTGATAGGTCAATATCCTTTGACGGAAGGGATATTAGATTGACCGTAGGTCTACTAGCACCCCAAGCTGGTGGGTCAGTTTTAATGCAATCTGGGGACACCGCTGTATTAGTAACAGCTACCCGCTCTGCCGCAAGGGAAGGCATTGATTTTCTGCCGCTAACGGTAGACTACGAAGAAAGACTATATTCCGTTGGTCGGATTCCTGGTGGTTTTCTCCGGCGCGAGGGACGTCCACCCGAAAAAGCAATTCTAACTAGCCGTTTAATAGACCGTCCACTACGCCCTTTATTTCCCCAGTGGTTGCGCGATGACTTACAGATTGTCGCAACAACTTTATCGATGGACGAGTTAGTTCCACCTGATGTACTAGCTGTAACAGGTGCATCGCTGGCAGTGCTGTTAGCAAAAATACCGTTTGATGGTCCGATGGCAGCCGTGCGGGTTGGTTTAGTCGGAGATGACTTTATTATCAATCCCACGTATGCAGAAATTGAAGCTGGAGATTTAGATTTAGTTGTCGCCGGATCGCCAGCAGGCGTAATTATGGTGGAAGCTGGCGCTAATCAATTGCCCGAACAAGACATCATTGAGGCAATTGATTTCGGTTACGAAGCTGTACAAGACTTAATTCAGGCGCAAAGAAACCTGATAGCGGAGCTTGGAATAGAGACGGTATACGAGGAACCGCCCGCCGAAGTAGAGCCGACCTTAGTCGAGTTTATTCGCGATCGCGCCCAAGCACCAGTTAAACAAATTTTGTCGCAATTTGACCTTGACAAAAATAACCGCGATGCTGCGTTAGATGCCGTCAAAGAAGAAATTGTTGCAGCGATCGCCGAACTTCCAGAAGAAGACCCCATTCAAGTTGCCGCGACGACAAATAGCAAAGCTGTAGGCAACATATTCAAAGACTTGACCAAAAAACTGATGCGCCGTCAAATTGTCGAAGATGGCGTTCGTGTTGATGGTCGTAAGCTTGATGAAGTCCGCCCAGTTTCTTGTCGTGTAGACGTTCTGCCGAAACGAGTTCATGGCAGTGGCTTATTTAATCGCGGACTCACCCAAGTGCTATCTGCGTGTACGCTAGGTACACCAGGAGATGCGCAAAACTTATCCGACGATCTGCAACAAGATTTAGAAAAGCGCTACATTCATCACTACAACTTCCCACCATTTTCGGTAGGAGAAACCAAGCCACTGCGCGCTCCAGGGCGTCGGGAAATCGGTCACGGTGCGCTTGCCGAACGTGCTTTAATTCCAGTGTTACCACCCAAAAATGAATTTCCCTACGTCATCCGCGTCGTATCCGAAGTTCTCTCGTCTAACGGTTCCACTTCGATGGGTTCGGTTTGCGGTTCGACACTGGCGTTAATGGATGCAGGTGTCCCAATTATCAAACCTGTCAGTGGCGCAGCAATGGGCTTAATTAAAGAAGGTGATGAAGTCCGCGTCCTTACCGATATTCAAGGTATAGAGGACTTTTTAGGCGACATGGACTTTAAAGTTGCAGGGACAGATAGCGGGATTACAGCCTTGCAAATGGATATGAAAATCCCAGGTTTACCCTTAGAAATAATTGAACAAGCGATTAAGCAAGCCTTGCCCGCACGATTGCACATCTTAGAAAAAATGCTGCAAGCAATCGATACTCCGCGTACCGAGATGTCACCTTTTGCCCCACGGCTACTCACGATTAAGATCGATCCAGAGATGATCGGGATGTTAATTGGACCTGGAGGTAAGACAATTAAAGGTATTACTGAGGAAACTGGAGCCAAAATTGACATCGAAGATGATGGCACAGTGACAATCTCTGCGATTGATGAAAGCAAAGCCAAACGCGCTAGAAACATCGTTCAAGGTATGACGCGCAAGCTGAACGAAGGCGATGTTTACGCGGGTAAAGTCACTCGCATTATTCCCATAGGTGCGTTTGTCGAATTTTTGCCTGGTAAAGAAGGCATGATTCATATTTCGCAACTTGCGGATTACCGTGTAGGTAGAGTCGAAGATGAAGTTGCAGTAGGTGATGAAGTTATTGTCAAAGTCAGAGAGTTAGACAGCAAAGGTCGGATTAACCTGACCCGCCTAGGAATTCATCCTGACCAAGCCGCCGCAGCGCGCGAAGCCGCAACAACAAATCAATAA
- the folP gene encoding dihydropteroate synthase, producing the protein MVTLDSFEWGKRSYLMGVLNVTPDSFSDGGEFNTPPSALAQARHLVAAGADILDIGGQSTRPGAEEVSPEEERERVLSVLQVLRPEIPIPISVDTTRATVAKAAIAAGADIINDISGGTFDADMLPTVAALGVPIVLMHIRGTPQTMQQHTEYEDLIGEIYAFLASRINAAIASGISQDRIIIDPGIGFAKKYNQSIEIIRKLSHFRALNCPILVGPSRKSFIGHILNQPEPKARVWGTAAACCAAIANGADILRVHDVQEMYDVCRVADTLFR; encoded by the coding sequence ATGGTAACCTTAGACTCTTTTGAGTGGGGTAAGCGTAGCTACCTGATGGGAGTGTTGAATGTCACGCCAGATAGCTTTAGTGATGGTGGCGAGTTTAACACCCCACCTTCTGCGCTAGCTCAAGCACGGCACTTAGTCGCCGCTGGTGCAGATATTCTTGATATCGGCGGACAATCGACGCGCCCAGGTGCAGAAGAAGTTTCACCTGAAGAAGAACGAGAGCGCGTATTGTCTGTATTACAAGTTTTGCGTCCAGAAATACCTATTCCCATTTCTGTTGATACGACACGAGCAACAGTTGCTAAAGCTGCGATTGCGGCTGGTGCAGATATCATTAATGACATTTCTGGCGGGACTTTTGATGCGGATATGTTACCAACCGTGGCTGCGCTTGGTGTACCAATTGTATTAATGCACATTCGCGGTACACCACAAACGATGCAACAACATACCGAATACGAGGATTTAATCGGGGAAATTTATGCGTTTTTAGCGAGTAGAATCAACGCAGCGATCGCATCTGGAATCTCTCAAGATCGTATCATTATCGATCCTGGTATTGGCTTTGCTAAAAAATACAACCAAAGTATCGAAATCATTCGTAAGTTATCTCATTTTCGCGCGCTCAACTGTCCGATTTTAGTCGGACCATCGCGGAAAAGTTTTATCGGACATATCTTAAATCAGCCAGAACCTAAAGCACGAGTTTGGGGAACTGCTGCAGCTTGTTGTGCAGCGATTGCTAACGGTGCAGATATTCTCAGAGTCCACGATGTGCAAGAAATGTACGATGTCTGCCGTGTTGCTGATACTTTATTTAGATAG
- the tpiA gene encoding triose-phosphate isomerase, producing MRKIVIAGNWKMYKTQAESLEFLQEFMPSLEHTPEAREVVLCAPFTALSLISKNLHGSRVQLGAQNVHWEVQGAYTGEIAAPMLTEIGVRYAIIGHSERRQFFGETDETVNKRLITAQAHGLTPILCVGETKQQRDAGETEALISIQLEKDLVKVDQQNLIIAYEPIWAIGTGDTCEASEANRVIGLIRSQLNYPDTPIQYGGSVKPNNIDEIMAQPEIDGVLVGGASLEPSSFARIVNYQ from the coding sequence GTGCGAAAAATAGTTATTGCCGGTAATTGGAAAATGTACAAAACCCAGGCAGAATCCCTGGAGTTCTTGCAAGAATTTATGCCCAGTTTGGAGCATACACCAGAAGCGCGAGAAGTCGTGCTATGCGCTCCATTTACTGCACTGTCGTTAATTTCTAAAAATCTTCACGGAAGCCGCGTGCAGTTAGGCGCACAAAACGTCCACTGGGAAGTTCAAGGAGCTTATACAGGTGAGATTGCGGCTCCCATGCTCACAGAAATTGGCGTACGTTACGCGATCATTGGTCACAGTGAACGGCGACAATTCTTTGGCGAGACGGATGAAACAGTCAATAAAAGATTAATAACAGCCCAAGCTCATGGATTGACTCCTATTTTGTGTGTAGGAGAAACGAAGCAACAACGCGATGCGGGTGAAACTGAAGCACTCATTTCGATACAGTTGGAAAAAGATCTGGTGAAAGTCGATCAGCAAAATCTGATCATCGCATACGAACCAATCTGGGCAATTGGAACGGGTGATACGTGCGAAGCCTCTGAAGCAAACCGCGTGATTGGGTTAATTCGCAGTCAGTTAAATTATCCTGATACGCCAATTCAATACGGTGGTTCAGTGAAGCCAAACAATATTGATGAAATTATGGCACAACCAGAGATTGACGGTGTTTTAGTCGGAGGGGCAAGTTTAGAACCAAGTAGTTTTGCGCGAATTGTTAATTATCAGTAG